The Leishmania major strain Friedlin complete genome, chromosome 31 genome contains a region encoding:
- the CYP5 gene encoding putative cyclophilin 5 produces MALRFSCALVAGSAVHSYLASSCANAAPASKPYLTPYTTNSRNSRVFFDVAEQGGSSFFGMATQEPIGRIEFELFDDTVPVTARSFRELCRGTSSTSPDGKPLTYKGCAFHRIIPDFMIQGGDITKGNGTGGCSIYGTRFRDESFDGKAGKHKGPGILSMANAGRNTNGSQFFICTVACPWLDGKHVVFGQVLHGYEHVKKLESYGTPHGKPSKTVLISDCGVVKEMEL; encoded by the coding sequence ATGGCGCTTCGATTTTCGTGCGCTCTCGTGGCAGGCAGTGCGGTGCACTCGTacctcgcctcctcctgcgcaaACGCGGCCCCAGCGAGCAAGCCGTACCTGACGCCGTACACCACCAACTCGCGCAACAGTCGAGTCTTCTTCGACGTGGCGGAGCAGGGCGGGTCCTCCTTTTTCGGCATGGCAACCCAGGAGCCGATTGGGCGGATCGAGTTTGAGTTGTTTGACGACACCGTCCCCGTTACGGCGAGGAGCTTTCGCGAGCTGTGCCGGGGAACTAGCAGCACGTCCCCAGACGGCAAGCCGCTCACCTACAAGGGCTGCGCCTTTCACCGCATTATCCCAGACTTTATGATTCAGGGTGGCGACATCACGAAGGGcaacggcaccggcggctgcTCCATCTACGGCACGCGCTTCAGGGACGAGTCCTTCGACGGAAAGGCCGGCAAGCACAAGGGCCCCGGTATTCTCTCCATGGCCAACGCCGGTCGCAACACCAACGGCTCGCAATTCTTCATTTGCACCGTAGCGTGCCCGTGGCTGGATGGGAAGCACGTCGTCTTTGGTCAGGTCCTCCACGGCTACGAGCATGTGAAGAAATTGGAGAGCTACGGTACGCCGCACGGTAAGCCCAGCAAGACTGTGCTCATCAGCGACTGTGGTGTGGTGAAGGAGATGGAGCTCTAG
- a CDS encoding putative intergrin alpha chain protein — protein MFAPFYLTLCALFLIAVSRAQDAEQLVPNSTSQCYPSIDLGWSAHVGSSVYATPRIVDLAHDGHKEVLIPTFSQFLEALDGPTGEDIPGFPFMHPRMKTYASPLPVDLNGDGQVDWLVALYTGELVVFGQDGKVQGYLQVPPLAMKRNWVKDNLPPQQAATVRPGTPLKTGTVLEDILKARRMDDLTLTSAEVLDQRHRSSIAQRHHAPTAAAVKRVEYDTHAKDAALRATDDEQESWDDNDVLDIDEDEMQLPWEKAEVEVGPNSHLSPEARASLDLLFHPELYQTAKRATGAEEATFQGRNLRQATNITFGEDEIKVDAHILSTPVVTDVDQNGDLDVILHVSYFFSEDVIAEQPERFAGGVDPHDFVATAVVCLNLVTGETRWARLLHTSTKNSTNAAYALSTPLVINADEDRSMEVFVSTSLGFVFGFTADGNILDGWPVLLGPLSASPTAEDITGDGTLDICIGDTEGKVRCYNASGSVTLEKDVIGGVADRLTFGDVDGDGAVDIVFGTTSGLIYALRGTDGAVLPSFPIVTGGSIVAPVLLLNLNGMLYSNNLDIVVPSHNGCVYLVRGSSGCIQTIDIDEKSSSMVLADDVLGNGQMDLVVTTIKGGVYVFQTSTPYTAMNAWPSKTKGVNGFSASGNYIGIVISPNFRTFRDIHGDTFNVEFTIYDSRPVSPKRSYTVEITVGTRIRLYRGRFHKPGTHIVKVRAPLERMYSSLNVALTLPNGQSFTDSISLSFNMHFMAAIKYTLIVPFLAVSAALMLVHKRHEVVEKEAVQYLF, from the coding sequence ATGTTCGCGCCCTTCTATCTGACACTGTGCGCGCTGTTCCTCATCGCGGTATCCAGGGCCCAGGATGCAGAGCAGCTCGTCCCAAACAGTACGAGTCAGTGCTACCCTAGCATAGATCTCGGCTGGTCAGCGCATGTGGGCAGCAGTGTATACGCCACGCCGCGCATCGTGGATTTGGCGCACGACGGCCACAAGGAAGTGCTCATCCCCACCTTCTCCCAGTTCctggaggcgctggacgGCCCCACCGGGGAGGACATCCCGGGCTTTCCGTTCATGCACCCCCGCATGAAAACGTACGCGAGCCCGCTTCCCGTCGATCTGAACGGTGATGGTCAGGTGGACTGGCTGGTTGCACTGTACACCGGGGAGCTCGTCGTATTCGGCCAGGATGGCAAGGTTCAGGGCTACCTGCAGGTGCCTCCGCTGGCCATGAAGAGGAACTGGGTGAAAGACAACCTGCCGCCTCAGCAAGCGGCCACCGTGCGCCCCGGCACACCGTTGAAAACTGGAACCGTTCTCGAGGACATCTTGAAAGCGCGTCGCATGGACGACCTGACACTCACCTccgcggaggtgctggatCAGCGGCATCGCAGTTCCATCGCTCAACGACACCACGccccgacggcggcggctgtgaaACGTGTTGAATATGACACTCATGCAAAGGacgcggcgttgcgcgcgACCGACGACGAGCAGGAGTCGTGGGACGACAATGACGTGTTGGACATCGATGAGGACGAGATGCAGCTGCCAtgggagaaggcggaggtggaggtgggaCCAAACAGCCACCTCAGTCCGGAGGCGCGCGCATCTCTCGACCTGCTCTTTCACCCAGAGCTTTACCAGACGGCGAAGCGGGCTACCGGCGCTGAGGAGGCCACCTTCCAGGGACGCAATCTGCGGCAGGCAACGAACATCACCTTCGGTGAGGACGAGATCAAGGTAGACGCACACATCCTCTCCACCCCGGTCGTAACCGATGTGGACCAGAACGGCGACTTGGACGTCATTCTGCATGTCAGCTACTTCTTCAGCGAAGACGTTATCGCGGAGCAGCCAGAGCGGTTCGCCGGCGGAGTTGATCCTCACGACTTCGTCGCCACGGCGGTCGTGTGCCTTAACCTTGTCACAGGCGAAACGCGATGGGCCCGCTTGCTGCACACCTCTACCAAAAACAGCACCAACGCCGCCTACGCCCTGAGCACCCCGCTCGTCATCAACGCCGACGAAGACCGCTCCATGGAGGTGTTTGTCAGCACCTCTCTCGGCTTCGTGTTTGGCTTCACGGCGGATGGGAACATCTTGGATGGGtggccggtgctgctcggGCCCCTCTCCGCTAGCCCGACAGCGGAGGACATCACAGGCGACGGCACCCTCGACATCTGCATCGGTGACACGGAGGGCAAGGTGCGGTGCTACAATGCCTCTGGCTCTGTCACGTTGGAGAAAGACGTCATCGGCGGCGTGGCTGACCGTCTCACCttcggcgacgtcgacggcgatggcgccgtgGACATCGTCTTTGGCACCACCTCGGGTCTCATCTACGCCCTGcgcggcaccgacggcgcggtACTCCCGTCCTTCCCGATCGTGACGGGCGGCTCTATTgtggcgccggtgctgctgctgaacctCAACGGGATGCTGTACAGCAACAACCTCGATATCGTGGTGCCGTCGCACAACGGCTGCGTGTACCTTGTGCGTGGTTCCTCCGGCTGTATCCAGACGATCGACATCGACGAAAAGTCCTCGTCCATGGTGCTCGCTGACGACGTCCTGGGCAACGGGCAGATGGATCTGGTCGTGACCACCATCAAAGGCGGCGTCTACGTTTTCCAGACGTCCACACCGTACACCGCCATGAACGCCTGGCCCAGCAAAACTAAGGGGGTCAACGGCTTCAGTGCTAGCGGGAACTACATCGGCATCGTCATATCGCCCAACTTCCGCACCTTCCGCGACATTCACGGCGACACGTTCAACGTCGAGTTCACCATCTATGACTCCCGACCGGTCTCTCCAAAACGCAGCTACACTGTCGAGATCACCGTCGGCACCCGCATCCGCCTCTACCGCGGGCGCTTCCACAAACCAGGTACGCACATTGTGAAGGTGCGCGCACCGCTGGAGAGGATGTACTCGTCATTGAACGTGGCCCTCACGCTACCGAACGGGCAGTCCTTCACGGACTCCATCTCCCTCAGCTTCAATATGCACTTTATGGCGGCCATCAAGTACACACTCATTGTGCCCTTCTTGGCCGTGTCAGCGGCGCTCATGCTCGTGCACAAGCGTCATGAAGTCGTCGAGAAAGAGGCGGTACAGTACCTCTTTTAG
- the AQP1 gene encoding aquaglyceroporin, whose amino-acid sequence MNSPTTMPLQCHDAETQLYVDKESPEGLPIGNQMHEEEEDQHESKRNFMSQNRWPLYRYRWRLREYVAEFFGTFFLVTFGTGVVATTVFHGGTTAMYQSNSSYLAITFGWAFGLAISLFLSMAVSGGHLNPAVTLANCVFGTFPWVKLPGYFLAQFLGGFVGAANTYVLFKSHFDEAEKRLLLNETMASKYGGIFATYPNVANTYAVWSEVFNTMALMMGILAITDARMTPAVDYKPVAIGLLLFVIGIASGINSSYGLNPARDLSPRILSAMLWGSEPFTLHSYYFWIPLVVPFVGALFGMFLYVFFIIPPSC is encoded by the coding sequence ATGAACTCTCCTACAACCATGCCTCTCCAGTGCCACGATGCCGAGACTCAGCTGTACGTGGACAAGGAGAGCCCGGAAGGGCTCCCCATTGGAAACCAAATGCatgaggaagaggaggaccAACACGAGAGTAAGCGAAACTTCATGTCGCAGAACAGATGGCCCCTCTACAGATACCGATGGCGGCTACGCGAGTATGTTGCCGAGTTCTTCGGAACGTTTTTCCTCGTCACCTTTGGAACCGGCGTCGTTGCGACCACTGTGTTTCATGGCGGTACCACTGCCATGTACCAGTCCAACTCAAGCTACCTGGCCATCACCTTTGGCTGGGCATTTGGGCTCGCCATCAGCCTTTTCCTGAGCATGGCTGTGTCTGGTGGTCACTTGAACCCGGCCGTAACGCTGGCGAACTGTGTCTTTGGTACCTTTCCCTGGGTTAAGCTACCAGGCTATTTTCTAGCCCAGTTTCTCGGAGGTTTTGTTGGTGCCGCCAACACCTACGTGCTCTTCAAATCGCACTTTGATGAAGCCGAAAAGAGGTTGCTTCTGAATGAAACGATGGCGTCCAAGTACGGCGGAATCTTCGCCACATACCCTAATGTTGCAAACACCTACGCAGTGTGGAGCGAGGTGTTCAACACCATGGCGCTCATGATGGGCATTCTCGCCATCACGGACGCTCGCATGACTCCCGCCGTCGACTACAAGCCGGTGGCTATTGGACTACTGTTGTTTGTGATTGGCATCGCGTCAGGCATCAACTCTTCCTATGGCCTCAACCCCGCACGCGATTTGTCACCTCGCATACTCTCGGCCATGCTCTGGGGCTCGGAGCCTTTCACGTTGCACAGCTACTACTTTTGGATACCTCTAGTCGTGCCGTTTGTTGGCGCCCTTTTCGGCATGTTCTTGTATGTCTTTTTTATCATTCCGCCCAGCTGTTAG
- a CDS encoding putative ubiquitin hydrolase, which translates to MAKIKVKWGKENLTMEVDLGSTVGAFKEALKAETGVPVEKQKLMGLKPSMNKDDATLSAAGLVTGKTVMLIGSAESTATVPTVQAAVVEANETGGYTATAPTSNGLKNIANTCYLNSALQMMRSIPEIREVLDVYRGDNALLQQLGAVLQLLESTKDAVMPLQFWTTLVQTNPTFGERNEHGGFIQQDSQEVLNMLLQAVNAVLPEKYAHLFEGKLHQTLTCVDDPADKGKESDVPFTMLSCNITGEVQTLEAGLEHAFDEHFTAPCEALQKDAARFTRVSRLTEAPEYVFVHMVRFSWRGDIQKKAKILKPITFPFILDTTIISTEALKAAQKPVREDIRERRDTELARRCRPRAEEKPSPVDKPEEEKVPLILRNESGYYDLCGVISHKGRSADGGHYVYWGKKADTWLVYDDEHVAAVSEEDVKRLRGVGEAHIAYVLLYRSRDPVTRTPVIPL; encoded by the coding sequence ATGGCCAAAATCAAAGTCAAGTGGGGTAAGGAGAACCTCACGATGGAGGTGGACCTGGGCAGTACGGTGGGTGCCTTCAAGGAGGCGCTCAAAGCCGAGACCGGGGTGCCAGTGGAGAAGCAGAAGCTCATGGGCCTAAAGCCCTCCATGAACAAGGATGACGCCAcgctcagcgccgccggcctCGTGACTGGCAAGACGGTCATGCTGATTGGGTCAGCGGAGAGCACTGCAACGGTGCCCACAGTGCAAGCGGCTGTTGTAGAAGCGAATGAGACAGGTGGCTACACCGCGACTGCGCCAACCTCAAATGGCTTGAAGAATATCGCCAACACGTGCTACCTGAACTCGGCTCTGCAGATGATGCGGAGTATTCCGGAGATTCGGGAAGTGCTCGACGTGTACCGCGGCGACAACGcacttctgcagcagctcggtGCTGTGCTACAGTTGCTGGAGAGCACCAAGGATGCGGTGATGCCGCTGCAGTTCTGGACGACGCTCGTGCAGACAAACCCAACGTTTGGCGAGCGCAACGAGCACGGTGGCTTCATACAGCAGGACTCGCAGGAGGTGCTGAACATGCTGCTCCAGGCCGTAAACGCCGTGCTGCCCGAGAAGTACGCGCACCTCTTTGAAGGCAAGCTGCACCAGACCCTCACCTGCGTCGACGACCCCGCTGACAAGGGCAAGGAGTCCGACGTGCCCTTCACGATGCTCTCCTGCAACATCACCGGCGAGGTGCAAACGCTTGAGGCGGGGCTCGAGCACGCCTTCGACGAGCACTTCACCGCACCTTGCGAGGCCCTGCAGAAAGACGCCGCCCGGTTCACTCGCGTTAGCAGACTGACCGAAGCACCGGAGTATGTCTTTGTGCACATGGTGCGCTTCTCCTGGCGCGGCGACATTcagaagaaggcgaagatCCTCAAGCCTATCACGTTCCCCTTCATCCTCGACACCACCATCATCTCCACCGAAGCGCTCAAGGCGGCACAGAAGCCGGTGCGCGAGGATATCCGCGAGCGGCGCGACACGGAGCTggcgcggcgttgccgccCCCGCGCAGAGGAGAAGCCGTCGCCAGTGGACAAaccggaggaggagaaggttCCCCTGATCCTCAGGAATGAGAGCGGCTACTATGACCTGTGCGGCGTCATCTCGCACAAGGGCCGCAGCGCGGACGGCGGCCACTACGTCTACTGGGGTAAGAAAGCAGACACGTGGCTCGTCTACGACGACGAGCACGTGGCGGCCGTCTCGGAGGAGGACGTGAAGCGGCTGCGTGGTGTCGGAGAAGCTCACATCGCCTACGTCCTGCTGTATCGCAGTCGCGACCCCGTCACACGAACTCCGGTTATTCCACTTTAG
- a CDS encoding helicase-like protein: MLGRSSCRLQTIGFYVAQHPWLKAAGFVKIGYSTCLETRLDMASFTTCFTPEWHYVSVFECETSKEALLLEQSVLFCLSAKRVEHRELIRLSEDEVTETAAVLARKLRLSVVQRVRPHYEGTLATAPSAKPRQQPHRHTFTDLKAIVTEEEPDATPLSPTMASTTIAPYREVLDGVKADMHTPPSSPHEDVHPAVSKDEEDEEGLSSGDFSFLSTWIDRNDYSLDMLRPYQQEAVTRLMAELRERKKAVCQMACRCGKTPVAYHIIQRTLQESGSGRVLYLVPGLSLLRQTVRKLVAYGLRDAPLLLIGSDPLPVVLRGNNCQSMTTNPDVIRETILGNPKVVVVSTYHSSPLLKELNIFQLTVFDECHRVCGSDADTAFNTVLKLPLHGQRLFLTATPTYDTPIKMSDTGYFGGIAYRYYLREGINDGYVNPFSVRVVLGGNMSHMNPYLFEAMRMVNKMLVFCRDIAHALKIYEELVAETPPSDVAAFSVLIAHSRMGGAAVAHALQSFTTAKRCLLLNVRLFQEGVEIPDLNAVFFAAPRYSSRDIIQSICRPLNRMEGKSPSFVFLPAVYDRRYAADHPINLQSFSTLIPFTDALMDEDPKLFEYMIDPHKKSYDIDVVGVRSLRLTSEKLHRFVLPAIRRGVRYSTRDTDRLHRAARLPWKSIFEEMKRIVYECNRYPKTNDAWVVGGTPVSMNMFYQYVRRGYKMYERGESTYLQVHQLRDLESLPQWRRYGVHGPYPWKECLQTLERHLRAHKTVPPLDIHKGGYVGLDATPFERLAGCLMNVNQADSRLQVGLPPAKQADLDRLCAPYRLRWRKRRAASGAIVKNDVTMITQSYMQFKQLYENADKVPAFQRYLELHFPGYPQKHVRMETLDNLRKGIVPPRRAQQPRQQKKGRKLRGKQVASAAAKGRTVMCRICREHVSVLKWESHLSSKTHLHAQKTLL, translated from the coding sequence ATGCTCGGCCGCTCATCATGTCGCCTCCAGACGATCGGCTTCTATGTCGCTCAGCACCCGTGGCTGAAGGCGGCCGGTTTTGTGAAGATTGGCTACAGCACCTGCCTTGAGACGCGCCTCGACATGGCTTCTTTCACGACGTGCTTTACACCGGAGTGGCACTATGTCTCCGTCTTCGAGTGCGAGACCAGCAAAGAGGCGCTTCTGCTCGAGCAGTCGGTGCTGTTTTGCCTGAGCGCAAAACGTGTCGAGCACCGCGAGCTGATTCGGCTCAGCGAGGACGAGGTGACGgagacagcggcggtgctcgcgcGCAAGCTGCGCCTCTCCGTTGTCCAGCGCGTGCGTCCCCATTACGAAGGCACGCTCGCcacagcgccgtcagcgaaacctcggcagcagccacatcGGCACACTTTCACCGACTTGAAAGCCATagtgacggaggaggagccaGATGCGACCCCGCTGTCTCCCACCATGGCCTCCACCACCATTGCGCCGTACCGTGAAGTTCTTGACGGCGTCAAGGCTGACATGCACACGCCTCCCTCGTCTCCCCACGAAGACGTCCATCCGGCGGTGAGcaaagacgaggaggatgaggagggcCTCAGCAGCGGAGACTTCAGCTTTCTCTCCACCTGGATCGACCGCAACGACTACTCCCTTGACATGCTTCGGCCTTACCAACAGGAGGCCGTCACCCGCCTCATGGCAGAGCTCCGCGAGCGCAAGAAAGCCGTGTGCCAGATGGCGTGCCGATGCGGCAAAACACCGGTGGCGTACCACATCATTCAGCGCACCCTCCAGGAGAGTGGTAGCGGGCGTGTTCTCTACCTCGTCCCTGGGCTTTCCCTGCTTCGGCAGACGGTGCGCAAGCTCGTCGCCTACGGTCTGCgggacgcgccgctgcttctcatCGGCTCAGACCCACTCCCGGTGGTGCTACGCGGGAATAACTGTCAGTCCATGACGACGAACCCCGACGTGATTCGAGAAACCATCCTGGGCAATCCCAAAGTGGTCGTCGTCTCCACGTACCACTCATCGCCGTTGCTCAAGGAGCTGAACATCTTTCAGCTCACCGTTTTTGACGAGTGCCACcgcgtgtgcggcagcgatgccgaTACGGCGTTCAACACCGTGCTGAAGCTACCACTGCACGGTCAGCGCCTCTTCCTCACGGCCACTCCCACGTATGACACACCCATCAAAATGAGTGACACTGGCTATTTTGGCGGCATCGCCTACCGCTACTACCTTCGCGAGGGCATCAACGACGGCTACGTGAACCCCTTCTCCGTGCGCGTCGTGCTGGGGGGCAACATGTCGCACATGAATCCATACCTGTTCGAGGCGATGCGCATGGTGAACAAGATGCTCGTCTTTTGCCGCGACATCGCCCACGCTCTGAAGATATACGAGGAGCTCGTGGCGGAGACACCCCCCAGCGACGTTGCCGCCTTCTCCGTGCTCATCGCGCACTCGCGCATGGGCGGCGCGGCCGTGGCCCATGCCCTACAGTCCTTCACAACGGCGAAGCGGTGCCTTCTGCTGAATGTGCGCCTTTTccaggagggggtggagatACCGGACCTCAACGCCGTCTTTttcgccgcgccgcggtACAGCTCGCGCGACATCATTCAGAGCATTTGCCGGCCGCTGAACAGGATGGAGGGCAAATCGCCGTCGTTCGTCTTTCTGCCCGCCGTCTATGACCGCAGATACGCCGCGGATCACCCCATCAACTTGCAGAGCTTCTCCACTCTCATCCCTTTCACGGATGCTCTCATGGACGAGGACCCGAAACTGTTCGAGTACATGATTGACCCTCACAAGAAGTCGTACGACATCGACGTGGTCGGCGTTCGCTCGCTCAGGCTGACGTCGGAGAAGCTCCATCGTTTTGTTCTGCCAGCCATTCGCCGTGGTGTGCGCTACTCCACTCGCGACACcgaccgcctccaccgcgccgcGCGACTCCCGTGGAAGAGCATCTTTGAGGAGATGAAGCGCATCGTGTACGAGTGCAACCGCTACCCCAAGACGAACGACGCCTGGGTGGTCGGCGGTACGCCAGTGTCGATGAACATGTTCTACCAGTACGTGCGCCGCGGCTACAAGATGTACGAGCGCGGCGAGTCCACCTACCTTCAGGTTcaccagctgcgcgaccTGGAGAGCCTGCCGCAATGGAGGCGCTACGGCGTGCACGGGCCGTACCCGTGGAAGGAGTGCCTTCAGACGCTAGAACGTCACCTTCGCGCACACAagacggtgccgccactCGACATACACAAGGGCGGCTACGTCGGCCTCGACGCGACACCGTTCGAGCGGCTGGCGGGGTGTCTCATGAACGTCAACCAGGCGGACAGCCGACTCCAAGTCGGGCTGCCACCAGCGAAGCAGGCGGACTTGGACCGCCTGTGCGCGCCGTAcaggctgcggtggcgcaagcggcgcgccgcctctggGGCCATTGTAAAGAATGACGTGACAATGATCACGCAGTCCTACATGCAGTTCAAGCAGCTGTACGAGAACGCGGACAAGGTGCCAGCGTTTCAAAGGTATCTCGAGCTGCACTTCCCCGGATACCCGCAGAAGCACGTGCGAATGGAAACGCTCGACAACCTGCGCAAGGGCAttgtgccgccgcgtcgagcCCAGCAGCCCCGACAGCagaagaaggggagaaaGCTGAGGGGCAAGCAGGTcgccagcgcggctgccAAGGGCCGCACTGTCATGTGTCGCATCTGCCGAGAGCACGTTTCTGTTTTGAAGTGGGAGTCGCATCTCTCCAGCAAAACACATCTCCACGCGCAGAAGACGCTGTTGTGA
- a CDS encoding putative O-sialoglycoprotein endopeptidase has protein sequence MKRTLSLGIEGSANKIGVGVVDQSGTVLSNVRETYITPPGSGFLPRETAIHHSQHVLQVVQRAMHDAAVTPADIDIISYTKGPGMGGPLSVGCTVAKTLSLLWGKPLVGVNHCVGHIEMGRVVTKSENPVVLYVSGGNTQVIAYADHRYRIFGETIDIAVGNCLDRVARLLNISNDPAPGYNIEQKAKKGKCYIRLPYTVKGMDMSFTGILSYIEQLVHHPQFSDSDVREMSKKRHKAAPSLTSMPVPPGETLNTDDICFSLQETIFAMLVEVTERAMSQIKTSDVLIVGGVGCNRRLQEMMQLMAAERGGRCFGMDQRYCIDNGCMIAYAGLLQYLSGSFTTMAEATVTQRFRTDEVYVTWRD, from the coding sequence ATGAAGCGCACACTGTCCCTCGGGATCGAGGGAAGCGCCAATAAGATCggtgtgggggtggtggACCAGAGCGGTACGGTGCTCTCTAACGTGCGCGAAACCTACATCACCCCACCTGGGTCCGGGTTCCTGCCGCGCGAGACGGCCATCCACCACTCCCAGCACGTGCTGCAGGTCGTACAGCGCGCCATGCACGATGCCGCGGTGACGCCGGCCGACATCGACATCATCTCGTACACCAAGGGCCCTGGCATGGGCGGGCCGCTCTCTGTCGGCTGCACCGTGGCCAAAACACTGTCCCTCCTGTGGGGGAAGCCGCTGGTGGGCGTCAACCACTGCGTCGGGCACATTGAGATGGGCCGCGTCGTCACGAAGAGCGAGAACCCCGTGGTGCTGTACGTCAGCGGGGGCAACACGCAAGTCATCGCCTACGCTGATCACCGCTACCGCATTTTCGGTGAGACGATCGACATTGCCGTGGGCAACTGCCTGGACCGTGTTGCCCGCCTCCTCAACATCTCAAACGACCCGGCACCGGGCTACAACATTGAACAGAAGGCCAAGAAGGGCAAGTGCTACATCCGCTTGCCCTACACGGTGAAGGGAATGGACATGTCGTTCACCGGCATCCTCTCCTACATCGAACAGCTTGTGCACCACCCTCAATTCTCTGACTCGGATGTTCGCGAGATGTCCAAAAAGCGGCACaaggcggcaccgtcgctgaCCAGCATGCCGGTGCCGCCCGGCGAGACCCTCAACACAGACGACATCTGCTTCTCCTTGCAGGAGACGATCTTCGCCATGCTAGTCGAAGTGACGGAGCGCGCCATGTCGCAAATCAAAACATCTGACGTGCTCATTGTTGGGGGGGTGGGCTGCAACAGGCGCCTGCAGGAGATGATGCAGCTGATGGCGGCAGAGCGTGGGGGTCGCTGCTTCGGCATGGATCAGCGATACTGCATCGACAATGGCTGCATGATTGCGTATGCCGGGCTGCTCCAGTACCTCAGTGGGTCCTTCACGACCATGGCGGAGGCGACTGTCACGCAGCGCTTTCGCACCGATGAAGTTTACGTGACGTGGCGCGATTGA